The proteins below come from a single Acidobacteriota bacterium genomic window:
- a CDS encoding HPr family phosphocarrier protein, translating into MLKQPLPIINALGLHARAAARLVRLAAGFKCRITLIREDTGLTANAKSILSVLHLAASFGTGLSVIAEGEDESDAIAAIKALFESGFGEL; encoded by the coding sequence ATGCTTAAACAGCCCCTTCCGATCATCAATGCCTTGGGCCTGCATGCGAGAGCTGCCGCTCGGCTGGTACGTCTTGCCGCCGGCTTTAAATGCCGGATAACCCTTATCCGTGAAGATACAGGCCTAACGGCCAATGCAAAATCGATATTGAGCGTGCTCCACCTTGCTGCATCATTCGGGACCGGATTAAGCGTTATTGCTGAGGGAGAGGACGAAAGCGATGCGATCGCAGCGATTAAGGCACTCTTCGAAAGCGGGTTTGGTGAGTTGTAG